In one Mucilaginibacter ginsenosidivorax genomic region, the following are encoded:
- a CDS encoding sugar phosphate isomerase/epimerase family protein: MTTRRSFIKTSAMLTAGLLAAPNLFAYDKKQIGLQLYTIRDAMAKDPAAALAKVAKLGYNTVEGATYTGTELFYGMNAKGFASLLAKEGLTMPSAHYRLGEEQVNGASQIGTILNDWKRAVDDAAAVGAKYMVCAYLSQSERGDAEHYKKVAGLLDVAGQTCKNSGIQLCYHNHDFEFIQDNGQYPYEILLTTTDADNVKMEMDLYWMTKAGQDPIAFFNKYPGRFPLLHMKDMDSTPEKKFTEVGNGIIDFKKILAQSKKAGVKYFFVEQDICPGDPFDSIAKSISYIKKNLV, translated from the coding sequence ATGACTACCAGACGTTCATTTATTAAAACTTCGGCTATGCTTACTGCCGGACTTTTAGCAGCACCAAACTTATTTGCTTACGACAAAAAACAGATAGGCCTGCAATTATATACCATTCGCGATGCCATGGCGAAAGACCCGGCCGCGGCATTAGCTAAAGTAGCTAAGTTAGGATACAACACGGTTGAAGGGGCAACATACACAGGCACCGAGTTGTTTTACGGCATGAATGCCAAAGGTTTTGCCAGTTTACTGGCAAAGGAAGGCCTTACAATGCCAAGTGCGCATTATCGCCTTGGCGAGGAGCAGGTTAACGGTGCATCGCAGATAGGCACTATCCTTAACGACTGGAAAAGAGCCGTTGATGATGCCGCCGCCGTTGGCGCCAAGTACATGGTTTGCGCCTACTTATCACAATCAGAACGGGGCGACGCCGAGCATTATAAAAAAGTAGCAGGTTTGCTTGATGTTGCCGGCCAAACATGCAAAAACTCGGGCATTCAATTATGTTACCATAACCACGATTTTGAATTTATACAGGATAACGGACAATACCCGTACGAAATACTGTTAACAACAACTGATGCCGACAATGTAAAAATGGAAATGGATTTGTACTGGATGACCAAAGCCGGACAAGACCCGATTGCCTTTTTTAACAAATACCCGGGCCGTTTCCCGCTGTTACATATGAAAGACATGGACAGCACCCCCGAAAAGAAATTTACCGAAGTAGGTAACGGCATTATCGACTTTAAAAAGATCCTGGCCCAATCAAAAAAGGCAGGCGTAAAATATTTCTTTGTTGAACAGGATATATGCCCCGGCGATCCGTTTGATAGTATTGCCAAGAGCATCAGCTATATTAAAAAGAATTTGGTATAA
- the epsC gene encoding serine O-acetyltransferase EpsC, producing the protein MSEEFYGQIFTKQQKLEYVPSNKEITRWALRVIHLLYPEQTAKVFSTVDELKSEFALLEAELYKIMEATSACADCDNKKRAAGFFESLPHLYQVLNTDIQAIFNGDPAARSEFEVIRTYPGFFAISLYRLAHSLYTRDVPLIPRILTEYAHSKTGIDIHPAAVIGDYFYIDHGTGIVIGESCTIGAHVKLYQGVTLGALSVDKSMAFTKRHPTVQDNVVIYSGATILGGETVIGSNSIVGGNVWLTKSLPPNSRVYHTPSIRILKKLTRRIFGEQK; encoded by the coding sequence ATGAGTGAAGAATTTTACGGGCAAATTTTTACCAAGCAGCAAAAGCTTGAGTATGTGCCGTCTAACAAGGAAATTACCCGGTGGGCGCTGCGCGTTATTCATTTGCTATATCCGGAGCAAACAGCAAAAGTATTTTCGACTGTTGATGAACTAAAGTCGGAATTTGCGCTGCTGGAGGCCGAGCTTTACAAAATTATGGAGGCCACCAGCGCTTGTGCCGATTGCGATAACAAAAAACGAGCTGCCGGTTTTTTTGAATCCCTGCCGCATCTTTACCAGGTTTTAAATACCGATATACAGGCTATATTCAACGGCGATCCGGCTGCCCGAAGCGAGTTTGAGGTTATCCGCACCTATCCGGGCTTCTTCGCAATTTCGCTTTACCGGCTGGCGCACAGCTTATATACCCGCGATGTTCCTTTGATCCCCAGGATCCTGACCGAATATGCGCACTCAAAAACAGGTATCGACATTCACCCGGCAGCCGTAATAGGCGATTATTTTTACATTGACCATGGCACCGGTATTGTTATTGGTGAAAGCTGTACCATTGGCGCACATGTTAAATTATACCAGGGCGTTACCCTGGGCGCATTAAGTGTTGATAAAAGCATGGCATTTACCAAACGCCATCCAACGGTACAAGATAATGTGGTTATATACTCCGGCGCCACCATATTGGGCGGCGAAACCGTGATAGGCAGCAACAGCATTGTTGGAGGAAATGTGTGGCTAACCAAAAGTCTGCCGCCCAATTCAAGGGTGTACCACACGCCAAGCATCCGTATTTTGAAAAAACTAACCCGGCGCATTTTTGGCGAGCAAAAATAA